Proteins found in one Takifugu rubripes chromosome 17, fTakRub1.2, whole genome shotgun sequence genomic segment:
- the n4bp2 gene encoding NEDD4-binding protein 2 isoform X2 → MPRKKKSDQSPGRVPGGPPEVGSPDQNTGRRGPHEFDSAMAGNFPSSAPLSNSDEERIIKGMQEMFSHLDPDVIYIVLAECDFKVEHAMDSLLELSIAAEGAAPGPSPISGFERTVSALLSPQLLSNSGAEADSTDHCSDSLREELDLLVDQELETRTIQQEQHISQNSSSPLISKQDLPELLQSSLQLESGSQGSQMYGASSVLDPPSTWENESVIKEKPSMDFTQLMAETPTDKPKPSLDLGASGRPSAFQVYKKQQPLHMSVNTAVGGARAKLPSNLTNQPQASIPWPSHRPISIAPIRPSATIPKSWALPVPHNRLRLHGRVLVLLRGAPGSGKSTLARALMEHNPGAVILSTDDYFTHNGDYQFNPNALGDAHESNHKRAKEAFQRGSNPIIIDNTNLQGWEMRPYVIQAVKHGYMVLFREPDTWWRYKPRELMRRTTHDVPLETIRHMLSKYERVVSVQSILGPQMEFQQCHLLEDESSELLSSETHCPDIVGRPELSHPHLFSSLPDVSSTGLSGEMGLVEDGACRFTELESLNFQPTGTAAENPEIPEMDKDIDSDEVKCELDAQLELHHLTVDQTIPDCLVESVMNEDQQGDEMSAVFSETIGQRVRRERPSRRSCLDNLEPADLVKYANQSDRKLGDKERSKEEETQTSDLLRHEGVQGIPQMDFTGDWPCEGFLQQRQVRKRREGCKERHENTDEAASRSNETQNKLQPEADKTEFQKLLDLIQTDVADIQMDNFSSSSLSSSSEEELEPNKEEAYRCYGSSSSKEKEQDMLLNRSHGELPDFVLDQKMNDSSNTTVALMDDWGVPKAENDVNINKESHNETGSLALKPAITSPLLSPDISSLALSDTVEADVHCGDDMELDTTVTEVDGSTHTSSGADVSRNSNFNLSPVCGNSVGAESSSCIGGSQERKQHQGRRSGKQCKLALTFTQNCPSSSVDSVVGSINVNSCQMSSNTHVQHLGPEWSTCLEPNSDHSIQSRSKPQPSSPLSVGVSDCFSQTEPQDFAFLWRLSNQNNLDEEFIATYSQLHNIMVLSGNSSWFKLSTAAHSRSHREVPYRVVHDKSTQLEDKELGVSQDRLESLRILSRHFKLVSFDTLEDLFDKCHQDLEWTTNLLLDSGEIFFKEEDVDQKLKDGTEDGGNEIKPVVENTTCPDAIEKRHTQNQPVGIEDKMSESDWRPGNSGGHLECTVADKGRSETTSLLETSLQTEHLVTNAGERTGMEQEQEVGSEVWDEGLVTEEATVETEDELASMEAVSALLQAELNRIEEEEKKDIPGRRHMGAAGSHHLDIQSVELKLPTEVALQLIELFGPVGVDPDSTDDCAVQMDLNLAKLLHQKWKESVQEKQRQATLSFLSRKKDATNWQEWDMAKSGPAFFDSPMPFIDHWKVSQPSISLRDIIKEEQALQDNMEKKGKGLADLDGASLLKENQLYALFPSIDRHFLQAIFRDHNYSLTHTELFLRSLLDEEPVKTVVAPQAPPTDHHRANSGERELRQKPAASMKPEYQDTEDPEYEDFRAEASLQRKRRLESFAKAAEAFKQGRKEVASFYAQQGHMHGKRMSEANHRAAVQIFERVNSSLLPNNILDLHGLHVDEALDHLVQVLHDKTTAYEKGLCRPQLSVITGRGNHSQGGVARIRPAVINYLTNANYRFTEPKPGLVLVSLK, encoded by the exons ATGCCGCGCAAAAAGAAAAGCGACCAGAGTCCAGGCAGAGTTCCTGGCGGGCCGCCGGAAGTGGGAAGCCCCGATCAAAACACGGGTCGTCGAGGACCTCATGAATTTGACAGCGCTATGGCGGGCAACTTTCCATCTAGCGCCCCACTGTCTAACTCCGACGAAGAGAGAATCATTAAGGGGATGCAGGAGATGTTCTCTCACCTGGACCCTGACGTCATCTACATCGTCCTAGCCGAGTGTGATTTTAAAG TTGAACATGCTATGGACTCTCTCTTGGAGCTTTCAATCGCCGCTGAAggtgcagctccaggaccaTCTCCGATCTCTGGCTTTGAGCGTACTGTCTCAGCCCTGCTCAGTCCACAACTCTTATCTAATTCAGGAGCAGAAGCTGACTCCACTGATCATTGCTCTGACTCTCTGAGAGAAGAACTAGACCTCCTGGTTGATCAGGAGCTAGAGACCCGAACCATACAACAAGAGCAACACATTAGCCAGAACTCGTCCTCTCCATTAATTTCAAAACAAGACCTCCCTGAACTGCTTCAGTCTAGCTTGCAGCTTGAATCTGGTAGCCAGGGGAGCCAGATGTATGGAGCTTCCTCTGTACTTGACCCACCCAGCACTTGGGAGAATGAGAGTGTTATCAAAGAGAAACCATCAATGGACTTCACACAGCTGATGGCAGAAACACCTACAGACAAGCCAAAACCTTCACTGGATCTGGGAGCATCCGGGCGTCCTTCAGCTTTTCAGGTGTATAAAAAGCAACAGCCTTTGCATATGTCTGTAAATACTGCTGTTGGAGGAGCAAGAGCTAAA CTGCCTTCCAATTTGACCAACCAGCCACAGGCCTCGATTCCCTGGCCGAGTCACAGGCCCATCAGTATAGCACCCATCAGACCCTCTGCTACTATTCCAAAGTCCTGGGCCCTGCCTGTCCCTCACAACCGGCTTAGGCTACATGGGAGGGTCCTTGTGCTGCTGCGTGGTGCTCCTGGCTCTGGGAAGTCAACCTTggcaag aGCCCTGATGGAACATAACCCAGGTGCTGTTATACTATCCACAGATGACTATTTCACTCACAATGGAGATTATCAGTTTAACCCCAATGCTCTGGGGGATGCCCACGAGTCGAACCACAAAAGAG CCAAAGAAGCTTTTCAAAGGGGCTCTAACCCCATTATCATCGACAACACAAACCTGCAAGGCTGGGAGATGAGACCCTATGTGATTCAG GCAGTCAAACATGGATACATGGTCCTGTTCCGGGAGCCAGACACATGGTGGAGGTATAAGCCCAGAGAACTGATGAG ACGTACCACACACGACGTGCCTTTGGAGACCATACGGCATATGCTCAGTAAGTACGAGCGTGTTGTCTCTGTCCAGTCCATCTTAGGACCACAGATGGAGTTCCAACAATGCCACCTTCTGGAGGATGAAAGCTCTGA GTTGTTATCTTCTGAGACACATTGTCCCGACATTGTTGGACGGCCTGAATtgtctcatcctcatctgtTCTCCTCACTTCCTGATGTTTCTTCTACTGGTCTTAGTGGTGAAATGGGACTTGTGGAAGATGGAGCCTGCAGGTTTACTGAATTAGAATCCCTCAATTTTCAACCAActggaacagctgcagaaaatcCTGAAATACCAGAGATGGACAAGGACATAGATTCAGATGAAGTAAAATGTGAGCTGGATGCACAGTTGGAGCTACATCATCTGACAGTTGATCAGACAATCCCAGATTGTCTAGTGGAGTCAGTGATGAATGAAGATCAGCAGGGTGATGAAATGTCTGCAGTTTTTTCTGAGACAATTGGACAAAGAGTAAGACGAGAGAGGCCAAGTAGGAGATCTTGTTTGGACAACCTGGAGCCTGCAGATCTGGTGAAATATGCCAACCAATCAGATAGAAAATTGGGGGACAAAGAAAGGTCAAAGGAAGAGGAAACGCAAACAAGTGACTTGCTGAGGCACGAGGGTGTACAAGGCATACCTCAAATGGATTTTACAGGAGACTGGCCATGTGAGGGGTTTCTACAGCAGCGCcaggtgaggaagagaagagaagggtgTAAAGAAAGACATGAGAACACAGACGAAGCTGCATCTCGATCCAATGAAACCCAAAACAAATTACAGCCTGAGGCCGATAAAACAGAGTTTCAGAAGCTTCTGGATCTTATTCAGACAGATGTTGCTGACATTCAGATGGACAATTTCAGTTCATCCTCCCTATCTTCAAGCTCTGAAGAAGAATTAGAGCCAAACAAGGAGGAAGCATATAGATGTTATGGTAGCTCCAGCAGtaaagagaaagaacaagaCATGTTACTAAACCGCAGCCATGGAGAATTACCTGACTTTGTGTTGGACCAGAAGATGAATGACTCTTCTAATACCACGGTAGCCTTAATGGATGATTGGGGAGTTCCGAAAGCAGAAAATGATGTAAATATCAACAAGGAAAGTCACAATGAAACGGGATCTCTGGCTTTAAAACCAGCCATTACGAGTCCCCTCTTATCTCCTGATATTAGTTCATTGGCTCTATCTGACACTGTTGAGGCAGATGTACACTGTGGTGATGATATGGAGCTTGATACTACTGTCACCGAGGTAGATGGCAGCACACATACTAGTTCTGGTGCCGATGTAAGTCGAAATAGCAACTTCAATCTGAGTCCTGTTTGTGGGAACTCTGTTGGAGCAGAAAGTAGTTCCTGTATTGGAGGAAGtcaggagaggaagcagcatcAGGGCCGTAGATCAGGAAAGCAGTGTAAACTAGCCCTCACCTTCACCCAGAATTGCCCCTCTTCTTCAGTGGATTCTGTGGTAGGCTCAATAAATGTTAACAGTTGTCAGATGAGCAGTAACACTCATGTTCAACATTTAGGTCCTGAATGGAGTACTTGTCTTGAGCCAAATTCTGACCATTCCATCCAGTCAAGATCGAAGCCTCAGCCGTCTTCCCCTCTGTCTGTAGGAGTCTCAGACTGTTTCTCCCAGACAGAACCACAGGACTTTGCTTTTCTCTGGCGTCTTAGTAATCAGAATAACCTAGATGAAGAGTTCATCGCCACTTATAGCCAACTTCATAACATTATGGTGCTGTCTGGTAATTCTTCTTGGTTTAAGTTGTCAACTGCAGCTCACTCACGCAGCCACAGAGAGGTGCCGTATCGTGTGGTGCATGACAAAAGCACACAGCTGGAAGACAAAGAGCTTGGGGTAAGTCAAGACAGACTTGAGAGTTTGCGCATCCTCAGCCGTCATTTTAAACTGGTTAGTTTTGACACCCTGGAGGATCTCTTTGACAAATGTCATCAGGACTTGGAATGGACCACCAACTTATTGCTGGACTCTGGAGAGATCTTCTTCAAAGAAGAAGACGTAGACCAAAAATTGAAGGATGGTACAGAGGATGGAGGAAATGAGATAAAGCCTGTTGTGGAAAACACAACATGTCCCGATGCAATAGAGAAACGTCACACTCAGAACCAGCCTGTTGGGATTGAGGACAAAATGTCAGAGTCAGATTGGAGACCCGGCAATTCTGGGGGTCATCTTGAATGTACAGTTGCGGACAAAGGTCGTTCTGAAACAACTTCACTTTTGGAAACATCCCTTCAAACAGAACATCTCGTGACAAATGCAGGAGAGAGAACAGGCATGGaacaagaacaggaagtgggatcAGAAGTTTGGGATGAAGGATTGGTAACTGAGGAGGCAACTGTTGAAACTGAGGATGAGTTGGCCAGCATGGAAGCGGTCAGTGCGTTGCTGCAGGCTGAGCTAAACAGgatagaggaagaagaaaaaaaggacataCCTGGAAGAAGACACATGGGAGCTGCTGGAAGTCATCACTTGGATATCCAGAGTGTGGAGCTGAAGCTACCCACTGAGGTGGCTCTCCAGCTAATAGAACTGTTTGGCCCAGTGGGAGTGGACCCAG ATTCTACCGATGACTGTGCAGTACAGATGGACCTCAACCTGGCTAAACTGCTCCACCAAAAGTGGAAGGAAAGTGTTCAG GAAAAGCAGAGGCAGGCAactctttcttttctgtcccGTAAGAAGG ATGCGACAAACTGGCAGGAGTGGGACATGGCCAAATCTGGACCAGCATTTTTTGATAGTCCGATGCCATTCATTGACCACTGGAAGGTGTCCCAGCCAAGCATTTCTCTCAGAGACATTATAAAGGAGGAACAGGCTCTACAAGACAACATGGAAAAG AAAGGAAAAGGTCTGGCTGATCTGGATGGAGCCAGTCTCCTGAAGGAGAATCAGCTGTATGCCCTTTTCCCCAGTATTGACCGTCACTTCCTTCAGGCCATCTTCAGAGATCACAA TTACAGTTTGACGCACACAGAGTTATTTCTACGCTCTCTGCTGGATGAGGAACCTGTAAAGACAGTTGTTGCTCCACAAGCACCTCCAACTGACCACCACAGAGCAAACAGCGGGGAGAGGGAACTG AGGCAGAAGCCTGCAGCATCTATGAAGCCAGAGTATCAGGACACAGAAGACCCAGAGTATGAGGATTTCAGGGCTGAGGCCAGCCTTCAGAGGAAGAGACGGCTTGAGAGCTTTGCCAAGGCTGCTGAAGCTTTCAAGCAAGGTCGCAAAGAGGTGGCGTCTTTTTATGCACAACAG GGGCACATGCACGGTAAGCGGATGAGTGAGGCGAATCACCGTGCAGCAGTTCAGATCTTTGAGCGGGTGAACTCCTCATTGCTGCCCAACAACATTCTAGACCTTCATGGACTACATGTAGATGAAGCCCTTGATCATCTTGTCCAGGTTTTACACGACAAAACAACAG CGTATGAGAAGGGGTTGTGTCGACCTCAGCTGTCTGTCATCACAGGAAGAGGGAACCACAGTCAGGGGGGTGTAGCCCGCATCCGCCCCGCAGTCATAAACTACCTCACCAACGCAAACTACAG GTTCACCGAGCCAAAGCCAGGACTCGTTTTGGTCTCTCTGAAGTAA
- the n4bp2 gene encoding NEDD4-binding protein 2 isoform X1, translating into MPRKKKSDQSPGRVPGGPPEVGSPDQNTGRRGPHEFDSAMAGNFPSSAPLSNSDEERIIKGMQEMFSHLDPDVIYIVLAECDFKVEHAMDSLLELSIAAEGAAPGPSPISGFERTVSALLSPQLLSNSGAEADSTDHCSDSLREELDLLVDQELETRTIQQEQHISQNSSSPLISKQDLPELLQSSLQLESGSQGSQMYGASSVLDPPSTWENESVIKEKPSMDFTQLMAETPTDKPKPSLDLGASGRPSAFQVYKKQQPLHMSVNTAVGGARAKVSVLTPEPSGYLQSPLNIDAPVFTPHVGQNQGPAFIIPVAQLPSNLTNQPQASIPWPSHRPISIAPIRPSATIPKSWALPVPHNRLRLHGRVLVLLRGAPGSGKSTLARALMEHNPGAVILSTDDYFTHNGDYQFNPNALGDAHESNHKRAKEAFQRGSNPIIIDNTNLQGWEMRPYVIQAVKHGYMVLFREPDTWWRYKPRELMRRTTHDVPLETIRHMLSKYERVVSVQSILGPQMEFQQCHLLEDESSELLSSETHCPDIVGRPELSHPHLFSSLPDVSSTGLSGEMGLVEDGACRFTELESLNFQPTGTAAENPEIPEMDKDIDSDEVKCELDAQLELHHLTVDQTIPDCLVESVMNEDQQGDEMSAVFSETIGQRVRRERPSRRSCLDNLEPADLVKYANQSDRKLGDKERSKEEETQTSDLLRHEGVQGIPQMDFTGDWPCEGFLQQRQVRKRREGCKERHENTDEAASRSNETQNKLQPEADKTEFQKLLDLIQTDVADIQMDNFSSSSLSSSSEEELEPNKEEAYRCYGSSSSKEKEQDMLLNRSHGELPDFVLDQKMNDSSNTTVALMDDWGVPKAENDVNINKESHNETGSLALKPAITSPLLSPDISSLALSDTVEADVHCGDDMELDTTVTEVDGSTHTSSGADVSRNSNFNLSPVCGNSVGAESSSCIGGSQERKQHQGRRSGKQCKLALTFTQNCPSSSVDSVVGSINVNSCQMSSNTHVQHLGPEWSTCLEPNSDHSIQSRSKPQPSSPLSVGVSDCFSQTEPQDFAFLWRLSNQNNLDEEFIATYSQLHNIMVLSGNSSWFKLSTAAHSRSHREVPYRVVHDKSTQLEDKELGVSQDRLESLRILSRHFKLVSFDTLEDLFDKCHQDLEWTTNLLLDSGEIFFKEEDVDQKLKDGTEDGGNEIKPVVENTTCPDAIEKRHTQNQPVGIEDKMSESDWRPGNSGGHLECTVADKGRSETTSLLETSLQTEHLVTNAGERTGMEQEQEVGSEVWDEGLVTEEATVETEDELASMEAVSALLQAELNRIEEEEKKDIPGRRHMGAAGSHHLDIQSVELKLPTEVALQLIELFGPVGVDPDSTDDCAVQMDLNLAKLLHQKWKESVQEKQRQATLSFLSRKKDATNWQEWDMAKSGPAFFDSPMPFIDHWKVSQPSISLRDIIKEEQALQDNMEKKGKGLADLDGASLLKENQLYALFPSIDRHFLQAIFRDHNYSLTHTELFLRSLLDEEPVKTVVAPQAPPTDHHRANSGERELRQKPAASMKPEYQDTEDPEYEDFRAEASLQRKRRLESFAKAAEAFKQGRKEVASFYAQQGHMHGKRMSEANHRAAVQIFERVNSSLLPNNILDLHGLHVDEALDHLVQVLHDKTTAYEKGLCRPQLSVITGRGNHSQGGVARIRPAVINYLTNANYRFTEPKPGLVLVSLK; encoded by the exons ATGCCGCGCAAAAAGAAAAGCGACCAGAGTCCAGGCAGAGTTCCTGGCGGGCCGCCGGAAGTGGGAAGCCCCGATCAAAACACGGGTCGTCGAGGACCTCATGAATTTGACAGCGCTATGGCGGGCAACTTTCCATCTAGCGCCCCACTGTCTAACTCCGACGAAGAGAGAATCATTAAGGGGATGCAGGAGATGTTCTCTCACCTGGACCCTGACGTCATCTACATCGTCCTAGCCGAGTGTGATTTTAAAG TTGAACATGCTATGGACTCTCTCTTGGAGCTTTCAATCGCCGCTGAAggtgcagctccaggaccaTCTCCGATCTCTGGCTTTGAGCGTACTGTCTCAGCCCTGCTCAGTCCACAACTCTTATCTAATTCAGGAGCAGAAGCTGACTCCACTGATCATTGCTCTGACTCTCTGAGAGAAGAACTAGACCTCCTGGTTGATCAGGAGCTAGAGACCCGAACCATACAACAAGAGCAACACATTAGCCAGAACTCGTCCTCTCCATTAATTTCAAAACAAGACCTCCCTGAACTGCTTCAGTCTAGCTTGCAGCTTGAATCTGGTAGCCAGGGGAGCCAGATGTATGGAGCTTCCTCTGTACTTGACCCACCCAGCACTTGGGAGAATGAGAGTGTTATCAAAGAGAAACCATCAATGGACTTCACACAGCTGATGGCAGAAACACCTACAGACAAGCCAAAACCTTCACTGGATCTGGGAGCATCCGGGCGTCCTTCAGCTTTTCAGGTGTATAAAAAGCAACAGCCTTTGCATATGTCTGTAAATACTGCTGTTGGAGGAGCAAGAGCTAAAGTAAGCGTCTTGACTCCAGAGCCAAGTGGCTACTTACAGTCACCCTTGAACATAGACGCGCCTGTATTTACTCCACATGTTGGTCAAAACCAAGGGCCTGCCTTTATCATCCCTGTTGCTCAGCTGCCTTCCAATTTGACCAACCAGCCACAGGCCTCGATTCCCTGGCCGAGTCACAGGCCCATCAGTATAGCACCCATCAGACCCTCTGCTACTATTCCAAAGTCCTGGGCCCTGCCTGTCCCTCACAACCGGCTTAGGCTACATGGGAGGGTCCTTGTGCTGCTGCGTGGTGCTCCTGGCTCTGGGAAGTCAACCTTggcaag aGCCCTGATGGAACATAACCCAGGTGCTGTTATACTATCCACAGATGACTATTTCACTCACAATGGAGATTATCAGTTTAACCCCAATGCTCTGGGGGATGCCCACGAGTCGAACCACAAAAGAG CCAAAGAAGCTTTTCAAAGGGGCTCTAACCCCATTATCATCGACAACACAAACCTGCAAGGCTGGGAGATGAGACCCTATGTGATTCAG GCAGTCAAACATGGATACATGGTCCTGTTCCGGGAGCCAGACACATGGTGGAGGTATAAGCCCAGAGAACTGATGAG ACGTACCACACACGACGTGCCTTTGGAGACCATACGGCATATGCTCAGTAAGTACGAGCGTGTTGTCTCTGTCCAGTCCATCTTAGGACCACAGATGGAGTTCCAACAATGCCACCTTCTGGAGGATGAAAGCTCTGA GTTGTTATCTTCTGAGACACATTGTCCCGACATTGTTGGACGGCCTGAATtgtctcatcctcatctgtTCTCCTCACTTCCTGATGTTTCTTCTACTGGTCTTAGTGGTGAAATGGGACTTGTGGAAGATGGAGCCTGCAGGTTTACTGAATTAGAATCCCTCAATTTTCAACCAActggaacagctgcagaaaatcCTGAAATACCAGAGATGGACAAGGACATAGATTCAGATGAAGTAAAATGTGAGCTGGATGCACAGTTGGAGCTACATCATCTGACAGTTGATCAGACAATCCCAGATTGTCTAGTGGAGTCAGTGATGAATGAAGATCAGCAGGGTGATGAAATGTCTGCAGTTTTTTCTGAGACAATTGGACAAAGAGTAAGACGAGAGAGGCCAAGTAGGAGATCTTGTTTGGACAACCTGGAGCCTGCAGATCTGGTGAAATATGCCAACCAATCAGATAGAAAATTGGGGGACAAAGAAAGGTCAAAGGAAGAGGAAACGCAAACAAGTGACTTGCTGAGGCACGAGGGTGTACAAGGCATACCTCAAATGGATTTTACAGGAGACTGGCCATGTGAGGGGTTTCTACAGCAGCGCcaggtgaggaagagaagagaagggtgTAAAGAAAGACATGAGAACACAGACGAAGCTGCATCTCGATCCAATGAAACCCAAAACAAATTACAGCCTGAGGCCGATAAAACAGAGTTTCAGAAGCTTCTGGATCTTATTCAGACAGATGTTGCTGACATTCAGATGGACAATTTCAGTTCATCCTCCCTATCTTCAAGCTCTGAAGAAGAATTAGAGCCAAACAAGGAGGAAGCATATAGATGTTATGGTAGCTCCAGCAGtaaagagaaagaacaagaCATGTTACTAAACCGCAGCCATGGAGAATTACCTGACTTTGTGTTGGACCAGAAGATGAATGACTCTTCTAATACCACGGTAGCCTTAATGGATGATTGGGGAGTTCCGAAAGCAGAAAATGATGTAAATATCAACAAGGAAAGTCACAATGAAACGGGATCTCTGGCTTTAAAACCAGCCATTACGAGTCCCCTCTTATCTCCTGATATTAGTTCATTGGCTCTATCTGACACTGTTGAGGCAGATGTACACTGTGGTGATGATATGGAGCTTGATACTACTGTCACCGAGGTAGATGGCAGCACACATACTAGTTCTGGTGCCGATGTAAGTCGAAATAGCAACTTCAATCTGAGTCCTGTTTGTGGGAACTCTGTTGGAGCAGAAAGTAGTTCCTGTATTGGAGGAAGtcaggagaggaagcagcatcAGGGCCGTAGATCAGGAAAGCAGTGTAAACTAGCCCTCACCTTCACCCAGAATTGCCCCTCTTCTTCAGTGGATTCTGTGGTAGGCTCAATAAATGTTAACAGTTGTCAGATGAGCAGTAACACTCATGTTCAACATTTAGGTCCTGAATGGAGTACTTGTCTTGAGCCAAATTCTGACCATTCCATCCAGTCAAGATCGAAGCCTCAGCCGTCTTCCCCTCTGTCTGTAGGAGTCTCAGACTGTTTCTCCCAGACAGAACCACAGGACTTTGCTTTTCTCTGGCGTCTTAGTAATCAGAATAACCTAGATGAAGAGTTCATCGCCACTTATAGCCAACTTCATAACATTATGGTGCTGTCTGGTAATTCTTCTTGGTTTAAGTTGTCAACTGCAGCTCACTCACGCAGCCACAGAGAGGTGCCGTATCGTGTGGTGCATGACAAAAGCACACAGCTGGAAGACAAAGAGCTTGGGGTAAGTCAAGACAGACTTGAGAGTTTGCGCATCCTCAGCCGTCATTTTAAACTGGTTAGTTTTGACACCCTGGAGGATCTCTTTGACAAATGTCATCAGGACTTGGAATGGACCACCAACTTATTGCTGGACTCTGGAGAGATCTTCTTCAAAGAAGAAGACGTAGACCAAAAATTGAAGGATGGTACAGAGGATGGAGGAAATGAGATAAAGCCTGTTGTGGAAAACACAACATGTCCCGATGCAATAGAGAAACGTCACACTCAGAACCAGCCTGTTGGGATTGAGGACAAAATGTCAGAGTCAGATTGGAGACCCGGCAATTCTGGGGGTCATCTTGAATGTACAGTTGCGGACAAAGGTCGTTCTGAAACAACTTCACTTTTGGAAACATCCCTTCAAACAGAACATCTCGTGACAAATGCAGGAGAGAGAACAGGCATGGaacaagaacaggaagtgggatcAGAAGTTTGGGATGAAGGATTGGTAACTGAGGAGGCAACTGTTGAAACTGAGGATGAGTTGGCCAGCATGGAAGCGGTCAGTGCGTTGCTGCAGGCTGAGCTAAACAGgatagaggaagaagaaaaaaaggacataCCTGGAAGAAGACACATGGGAGCTGCTGGAAGTCATCACTTGGATATCCAGAGTGTGGAGCTGAAGCTACCCACTGAGGTGGCTCTCCAGCTAATAGAACTGTTTGGCCCAGTGGGAGTGGACCCAG ATTCTACCGATGACTGTGCAGTACAGATGGACCTCAACCTGGCTAAACTGCTCCACCAAAAGTGGAAGGAAAGTGTTCAG GAAAAGCAGAGGCAGGCAactctttcttttctgtcccGTAAGAAGG ATGCGACAAACTGGCAGGAGTGGGACATGGCCAAATCTGGACCAGCATTTTTTGATAGTCCGATGCCATTCATTGACCACTGGAAGGTGTCCCAGCCAAGCATTTCTCTCAGAGACATTATAAAGGAGGAACAGGCTCTACAAGACAACATGGAAAAG AAAGGAAAAGGTCTGGCTGATCTGGATGGAGCCAGTCTCCTGAAGGAGAATCAGCTGTATGCCCTTTTCCCCAGTATTGACCGTCACTTCCTTCAGGCCATCTTCAGAGATCACAA TTACAGTTTGACGCACACAGAGTTATTTCTACGCTCTCTGCTGGATGAGGAACCTGTAAAGACAGTTGTTGCTCCACAAGCACCTCCAACTGACCACCACAGAGCAAACAGCGGGGAGAGGGAACTG AGGCAGAAGCCTGCAGCATCTATGAAGCCAGAGTATCAGGACACAGAAGACCCAGAGTATGAGGATTTCAGGGCTGAGGCCAGCCTTCAGAGGAAGAGACGGCTTGAGAGCTTTGCCAAGGCTGCTGAAGCTTTCAAGCAAGGTCGCAAAGAGGTGGCGTCTTTTTATGCACAACAG GGGCACATGCACGGTAAGCGGATGAGTGAGGCGAATCACCGTGCAGCAGTTCAGATCTTTGAGCGGGTGAACTCCTCATTGCTGCCCAACAACATTCTAGACCTTCATGGACTACATGTAGATGAAGCCCTTGATCATCTTGTCCAGGTTTTACACGACAAAACAACAG CGTATGAGAAGGGGTTGTGTCGACCTCAGCTGTCTGTCATCACAGGAAGAGGGAACCACAGTCAGGGGGGTGTAGCCCGCATCCGCCCCGCAGTCATAAACTACCTCACCAACGCAAACTACAG GTTCACCGAGCCAAAGCCAGGACTCGTTTTGGTCTCTCTGAAGTAA